A stretch of the Pan troglodytes isolate AG18354 chromosome 20, NHGRI_mPanTro3-v2.0_pri, whole genome shotgun sequence genome encodes the following:
- the LOC107969600 gene encoding zinc finger protein 814 isoform X5 yields MTGVSPKKAHPCEMCGPILGDILHVADHQGTHHKQKLHRCEAWGNKLYDSGNFHQHQNEHIGEKPYRGSVEEALFAKRCKLHVSGESSVFSESGKDFLPRSGLLQQEASHTGEKSNSKTECVSPIQCGGAYYSCGESMKHFSTKHILSQHQRLLPREECYVCCECGKSFSKYVSFSNHQRVHTEKKHECGECGKSFSKYVSFSNHQRVHTEKKHYECGECGKSFSKYVSFSNHQRVHTEKKHECGECGKSFSKYVSFSNHQRVHTEKKHYECGECGKSFSKYDSFSNHQRVHTDKKHYECGECGKSFSQKSSLIQHQRFHTGEKPYGCEECGKSFSSEGHLRSHQRVHAGERPFKCGECVKSFSHKRSLVHHQRVHSGERPYQCGECGKSFSQKGNLVLHQRVHTGARPYECGECGKSFSSKGHLRNHQQIHTGDRLYECGECGKSFSHKGTLILHQRVHPRERSYGCGECGKSFSSIGHLRSHQRVHTGERPYECGECGKSFSHKRSLVHHQRMHTGERPYKCGDCGKSFNEKGHLRNHQRVHTTERPFKCGECGKCFSHKGNLILHQHGHTGERPYVCRECGKLFKKKSHLLVHQRIHNGEKPYACEACQKFFRNKYQLIAHQRVHTGERPYECNDCGKSFTHSSTFCVHKRIHTGEKPYECSECGKSFAESSSFTKHKRVHTGEKPYECSECGKSFAESSSLTKHKRVHTGEKPYKCEKCGKLFNKKSHLLVHQSSHWRKAI; encoded by the coding sequence ATGACAGGTGTGTCTCCCAAGAAGGCCCACCCCTGTGAGATGTGTGGCCCGATCTTGGGAGACATTTTGCATGTGGCAGATCATCAGGGAACACATCACAAGCAGAAACTGCACAGGTGTGAGGCCTGGGGGAATAAATTGTATGACAGTGGAAACTTTCATCAGCACCAGAATGAGCACattggagagaaaccctacagaGGGAGTGTTGAGGAGGCGTTGTTTGCGAAGAGGTGTAAGTTGCATGTGTCAGGGGAGTCATCCGTCTTCAGtgagagtgggaaggactttttGCCCAGGTCAGGATTACTCCAGCAGGAGGCCAGTCACACTGGGGAGAAGTCAAACAGCAAAACTgagtgtgtgtctcccattcagTGTGGGGGAGCTTACTATAGCTGTGGAGAATCCATGAAACATTTTAGCACCAAACATATACTCAGTCAGCACCAGAGACTTCTCCCTCGAGAAGAATGTTATGTGTGCTGTGAATGTGGGAAATCCTTTAGCAAATATGTTAGCTTCAGTAATCATCAGAGAGTTCACACTGAAAAAAAACATGAATGTGGAGAATGTGGGAAATCCTTTAGCAAATATGTTAGCTTCAGTAATCATCAGAGAGTTCACACTGAAAAAAAACATTATGAATGTGGAGAATGTGGGAAATCCTTTAGCAAATATGTTAGCTTCAGTAATCATCAGAGAGTTCACACTGAAAAAAAACATGAATGTGGAGAATGTGGGAAATCCTTTAGCAAATATGTTAGCTTCAGTAATCATCAGAGAGTTCACACTGAAAAAAAACATTATGAATGTGGAGAATGTGGGAAATCGTTTAGCAAATATGATAGCTTCAGTAATCATCAGAGAGTTCACACTGACAAAAAACATTATGAATGTGGAGAATGTGGGAAATCTTTTAGTCAAAAGAGCAGCCTCATTCAACATCAGCGAtttcacactggagaaaaacctTATGGGTGTGAAGAATGTGGGAAATCTTTTAGTTCAGAAGGACATCTTAGGAGCCATCAACGAGTTCACGCCGGAGAAAGACCTTTCAAGTGTGGAGAATGTGTGAAATCTTTCAGTCATAAGCGCAGCCTTGTTCACCATCAGCGAGTTCACAGTGGAGAAAGACCTTATCAGTGTGGAGAATGTGGGAAATCTTTCAGTCAAAAGGGCAACCTCGTTCTACACCAGCGAGTTCACACTGGAGCAAGACCTTATGAGTGTGGAGAATGTGGGAAATCATTTAGTTCAAAAGGACATCTTAGGAACCATCAGCAGATTCACACTGGGGACAGACTTTATGAGTGTGGAGAGTGTGGGAAATCTTTTAGTCATAAAGGCACCCTCATTCTACATCAGCGAGTTCACCCTAGAGAAAGATCTTATGGGTGTGGAGAATGTGGGAAATCTTTTAGTTCAATCGGGCACCTTAGGAGCCATCAGCGCGTTCATACTGGAGAGAGGCCTTATGAGTGTGGAGAATGTGGGAAATCTTTTAGTCATAAGCGCAGCCTTGTTCACCATCAGCGCATGCACACTGGAGAAAGACCTTACAAGTGTGGAGACTGTGGGAAATCTTTTAATGAAAAAGGACACCTTAGGAATCATCAGCGAGTTCACACTACAGAAAGACCTTTTAAGTGTGGGGAATGTGGGAAATGTTTTAGTCACAAGGGTAACCTCATTCTACACCAGCATGGCCATACTGGAGAAAGACCTTATGTATGTAGGGAATGTGGAAAATTATTTAAGAAGAAGTCTCACCTCCTTGTACACCAGAGAATTCACAATGGAGAAAAGCCATATGCATGTGAGGCTTGTCAGAAATTTTTTAGAAACAAGTACCAACTCATTGCACATCAGagagttcacactggagaaaggccTTATGAATGCAATGATTGTGGAAAATCGTTTACCCACAGCTCTACATTCTGTGTTCATAAGcgaattcacactggagaaaagccTTATGAGTGCAGTGAATGTGGAAAATCTTTTGCTGAAAGCTCCAGTTTCACAAAACACAAAagagttcacactggagaaaagccTTATGAGTGCAGTGAATGTGGAAAATCTTTTGCTGAAAGCTCCAGTCTCACTAAACACAAGagagttcacactggagaaaagccTTATAAATGTGAGAAATGTGGGAAATTATTTAACAAGAAGTCTCACCTCCTTGTACACCagagttcacactggagaaaagccATATGA
- the LOC107969600 gene encoding zinc finger protein 814 isoform X4: protein MGTEAEDTPQGTVTFEDVAVNFTWEEWNLLSEAQRCLYRDVTLENLALISSLGCWCGVEDEAAPSKQSIYIQRETQVRTPMTGVSPKKAHPCEMCGPILGDILHVADHQGTHHKQKLHRCEAWGNKLYDSGNFHQHQNEHIGEKPYRGSVEEALFAKRCKLHVSGESSVFSESGKDFLPRSGLLQQEASHTGEKSNSKTECVSPIQCGGAYYSCGESMKHFSTKHILSQHQRLLPREECYVCCECGKSFSKYVSFSNHQRVHTEKKHECGECGKSFSKYVSFSNHQRVHTEKKHYECGECGKSFSKYVSFSNHQRVHTEKKHECGECGKSFSKYVSFSNHQRVHTEKKHYECGECGKSFSKYDSFSNHQRVHTDKKHYECGECGKSFSQKSSLIQHQRFHTGEKPYGCEECGKSFSSEGHLRSHQRVHAGERPFKCGECVKSFSHKRSLVHHQRVHSGERPYQCGECGKSFSQKGNLVLHQRVHTGARPYECGECGKSFSSKGHLRNHQQIHTGDRLYECGECGKSFSHKGTLILHQRVHPRERSYGCGECGKSFSSIGHLRSHQRVHTGERPYECGECGKSFSHKRSLVHHQRMHTGERPYKCGDCGKSFNEKGHLRNHQRVHTTERPFKCGECGKCFSHKGNLILHQHGHTGERPYVCRECGKLFKKKSHLLVHQRIHNGEKPYACEACQKFFRNKYQLIAHQRVHTGERPYECNDCGKSFTHSSTFCVHKRIHTGEKPYECSECGKSFAESSSFTKHKRVHTGEKPYECSECGKSFAESSSLTKHKRVHTGEKPYKCEKCGKLFNKKSHLLVHQSSHWRKAI, encoded by the exons GGCACAGTGACTTTTGAAGACGTGGCTGTGAACTTTACCTGGGAGGAATGGAATCTCCTtagtgaggctcagagatgccTGTACCGTGATGTGACGCTGGAGAACCTGGCACTTATATCCTCCCTGG GTTGTTGGTGTGGAGTGGAAGATGAGGCGGCACCTTCTAAGCAGAGTATTTATATACAAAGAGAGACTCAGGTCAGGACTCCTATGACAGGTGTGTCTCCCAAGAAGGCCCACCCCTGTGAGATGTGTGGCCCGATCTTGGGAGACATTTTGCATGTGGCAGATCATCAGGGAACACATCACAAGCAGAAACTGCACAGGTGTGAGGCCTGGGGGAATAAATTGTATGACAGTGGAAACTTTCATCAGCACCAGAATGAGCACattggagagaaaccctacagaGGGAGTGTTGAGGAGGCGTTGTTTGCGAAGAGGTGTAAGTTGCATGTGTCAGGGGAGTCATCCGTCTTCAGtgagagtgggaaggactttttGCCCAGGTCAGGATTACTCCAGCAGGAGGCCAGTCACACTGGGGAGAAGTCAAACAGCAAAACTgagtgtgtgtctcccattcagTGTGGGGGAGCTTACTATAGCTGTGGAGAATCCATGAAACATTTTAGCACCAAACATATACTCAGTCAGCACCAGAGACTTCTCCCTCGAGAAGAATGTTATGTGTGCTGTGAATGTGGGAAATCCTTTAGCAAATATGTTAGCTTCAGTAATCATCAGAGAGTTCACACTGAAAAAAAACATGAATGTGGAGAATGTGGGAAATCCTTTAGCAAATATGTTAGCTTCAGTAATCATCAGAGAGTTCACACTGAAAAAAAACATTATGAATGTGGAGAATGTGGGAAATCCTTTAGCAAATATGTTAGCTTCAGTAATCATCAGAGAGTTCACACTGAAAAAAAACATGAATGTGGAGAATGTGGGAAATCCTTTAGCAAATATGTTAGCTTCAGTAATCATCAGAGAGTTCACACTGAAAAAAAACATTATGAATGTGGAGAATGTGGGAAATCGTTTAGCAAATATGATAGCTTCAGTAATCATCAGAGAGTTCACACTGACAAAAAACATTATGAATGTGGAGAATGTGGGAAATCTTTTAGTCAAAAGAGCAGCCTCATTCAACATCAGCGAtttcacactggagaaaaacctTATGGGTGTGAAGAATGTGGGAAATCTTTTAGTTCAGAAGGACATCTTAGGAGCCATCAACGAGTTCACGCCGGAGAAAGACCTTTCAAGTGTGGAGAATGTGTGAAATCTTTCAGTCATAAGCGCAGCCTTGTTCACCATCAGCGAGTTCACAGTGGAGAAAGACCTTATCAGTGTGGAGAATGTGGGAAATCTTTCAGTCAAAAGGGCAACCTCGTTCTACACCAGCGAGTTCACACTGGAGCAAGACCTTATGAGTGTGGAGAATGTGGGAAATCATTTAGTTCAAAAGGACATCTTAGGAACCATCAGCAGATTCACACTGGGGACAGACTTTATGAGTGTGGAGAGTGTGGGAAATCTTTTAGTCATAAAGGCACCCTCATTCTACATCAGCGAGTTCACCCTAGAGAAAGATCTTATGGGTGTGGAGAATGTGGGAAATCTTTTAGTTCAATCGGGCACCTTAGGAGCCATCAGCGCGTTCATACTGGAGAGAGGCCTTATGAGTGTGGAGAATGTGGGAAATCTTTTAGTCATAAGCGCAGCCTTGTTCACCATCAGCGCATGCACACTGGAGAAAGACCTTACAAGTGTGGAGACTGTGGGAAATCTTTTAATGAAAAAGGACACCTTAGGAATCATCAGCGAGTTCACACTACAGAAAGACCTTTTAAGTGTGGGGAATGTGGGAAATGTTTTAGTCACAAGGGTAACCTCATTCTACACCAGCATGGCCATACTGGAGAAAGACCTTATGTATGTAGGGAATGTGGAAAATTATTTAAGAAGAAGTCTCACCTCCTTGTACACCAGAGAATTCACAATGGAGAAAAGCCATATGCATGTGAGGCTTGTCAGAAATTTTTTAGAAACAAGTACCAACTCATTGCACATCAGagagttcacactggagaaaggccTTATGAATGCAATGATTGTGGAAAATCGTTTACCCACAGCTCTACATTCTGTGTTCATAAGcgaattcacactggagaaaagccTTATGAGTGCAGTGAATGTGGAAAATCTTTTGCTGAAAGCTCCAGTTTCACAAAACACAAAagagttcacactggagaaaagccTTATGAGTGCAGTGAATGTGGAAAATCTTTTGCTGAAAGCTCCAGTCTCACTAAACACAAGagagttcacactggagaaaagccTTATAAATGTGAGAAATGTGGGAAATTATTTAACAAGAAGTCTCACCTCCTTGTACACCagagttcacactggagaaaagccATATGA
- the LOC107969600 gene encoding zinc finger protein 814 isoform X3: MAAAAPRRPTQGTVTFEDVAVNFTWEEWNLLSEAQRCLYRDVTLENLALISSLGCWCGVEDEAAPSKQSIYIQRETQVRTPMTGVSPKKAHPCEMCGPILGDILHVADHQGTHHKQKLHRCEAWGNKLYDSGNFHQHQNEHIGEKPYRGSVEEALFAKRCKLHVSGESSVFSESGKDFLPRSGLLQQEASHTGEKSNSKTECVSPIQCGGAYYSCGESMKHFSTKHILSQHQRLLPREECYVCCECGKSFSKYVSFSNHQRVHTEKKHECGECGKSFSKYVSFSNHQRVHTEKKHYECGECGKSFSKYVSFSNHQRVHTEKKHECGECGKSFSKYVSFSNHQRVHTEKKHYECGECGKSFSKYDSFSNHQRVHTDKKHYECGECGKSFSQKSSLIQHQRFHTGEKPYGCEECGKSFSSEGHLRSHQRVHAGERPFKCGECVKSFSHKRSLVHHQRVHSGERPYQCGECGKSFSQKGNLVLHQRVHTGARPYECGECGKSFSSKGHLRNHQQIHTGDRLYECGECGKSFSHKGTLILHQRVHPRERSYGCGECGKSFSSIGHLRSHQRVHTGERPYECGECGKSFSHKRSLVHHQRMHTGERPYKCGDCGKSFNEKGHLRNHQRVHTTERPFKCGECGKCFSHKGNLILHQHGHTGERPYVCRECGKLFKKKSHLLVHQRIHNGEKPYACEACQKFFRNKYQLIAHQRVHTGERPYECNDCGKSFTHSSTFCVHKRIHTGEKPYECSECGKSFAESSSFTKHKRVHTGEKPYECSECGKSFAESSSLTKHKRVHTGEKPYKCEKCGKLFNKKSHLLVHQSSHWRKAI, encoded by the exons GGCACAGTGACTTTTGAAGACGTGGCTGTGAACTTTACCTGGGAGGAATGGAATCTCCTtagtgaggctcagagatgccTGTACCGTGATGTGACGCTGGAGAACCTGGCACTTATATCCTCCCTGG GTTGTTGGTGTGGAGTGGAAGATGAGGCGGCACCTTCTAAGCAGAGTATTTATATACAAAGAGAGACTCAGGTCAGGACTCCTATGACAGGTGTGTCTCCCAAGAAGGCCCACCCCTGTGAGATGTGTGGCCCGATCTTGGGAGACATTTTGCATGTGGCAGATCATCAGGGAACACATCACAAGCAGAAACTGCACAGGTGTGAGGCCTGGGGGAATAAATTGTATGACAGTGGAAACTTTCATCAGCACCAGAATGAGCACattggagagaaaccctacagaGGGAGTGTTGAGGAGGCGTTGTTTGCGAAGAGGTGTAAGTTGCATGTGTCAGGGGAGTCATCCGTCTTCAGtgagagtgggaaggactttttGCCCAGGTCAGGATTACTCCAGCAGGAGGCCAGTCACACTGGGGAGAAGTCAAACAGCAAAACTgagtgtgtgtctcccattcagTGTGGGGGAGCTTACTATAGCTGTGGAGAATCCATGAAACATTTTAGCACCAAACATATACTCAGTCAGCACCAGAGACTTCTCCCTCGAGAAGAATGTTATGTGTGCTGTGAATGTGGGAAATCCTTTAGCAAATATGTTAGCTTCAGTAATCATCAGAGAGTTCACACTGAAAAAAAACATGAATGTGGAGAATGTGGGAAATCCTTTAGCAAATATGTTAGCTTCAGTAATCATCAGAGAGTTCACACTGAAAAAAAACATTATGAATGTGGAGAATGTGGGAAATCCTTTAGCAAATATGTTAGCTTCAGTAATCATCAGAGAGTTCACACTGAAAAAAAACATGAATGTGGAGAATGTGGGAAATCCTTTAGCAAATATGTTAGCTTCAGTAATCATCAGAGAGTTCACACTGAAAAAAAACATTATGAATGTGGAGAATGTGGGAAATCGTTTAGCAAATATGATAGCTTCAGTAATCATCAGAGAGTTCACACTGACAAAAAACATTATGAATGTGGAGAATGTGGGAAATCTTTTAGTCAAAAGAGCAGCCTCATTCAACATCAGCGAtttcacactggagaaaaacctTATGGGTGTGAAGAATGTGGGAAATCTTTTAGTTCAGAAGGACATCTTAGGAGCCATCAACGAGTTCACGCCGGAGAAAGACCTTTCAAGTGTGGAGAATGTGTGAAATCTTTCAGTCATAAGCGCAGCCTTGTTCACCATCAGCGAGTTCACAGTGGAGAAAGACCTTATCAGTGTGGAGAATGTGGGAAATCTTTCAGTCAAAAGGGCAACCTCGTTCTACACCAGCGAGTTCACACTGGAGCAAGACCTTATGAGTGTGGAGAATGTGGGAAATCATTTAGTTCAAAAGGACATCTTAGGAACCATCAGCAGATTCACACTGGGGACAGACTTTATGAGTGTGGAGAGTGTGGGAAATCTTTTAGTCATAAAGGCACCCTCATTCTACATCAGCGAGTTCACCCTAGAGAAAGATCTTATGGGTGTGGAGAATGTGGGAAATCTTTTAGTTCAATCGGGCACCTTAGGAGCCATCAGCGCGTTCATACTGGAGAGAGGCCTTATGAGTGTGGAGAATGTGGGAAATCTTTTAGTCATAAGCGCAGCCTTGTTCACCATCAGCGCATGCACACTGGAGAAAGACCTTACAAGTGTGGAGACTGTGGGAAATCTTTTAATGAAAAAGGACACCTTAGGAATCATCAGCGAGTTCACACTACAGAAAGACCTTTTAAGTGTGGGGAATGTGGGAAATGTTTTAGTCACAAGGGTAACCTCATTCTACACCAGCATGGCCATACTGGAGAAAGACCTTATGTATGTAGGGAATGTGGAAAATTATTTAAGAAGAAGTCTCACCTCCTTGTACACCAGAGAATTCACAATGGAGAAAAGCCATATGCATGTGAGGCTTGTCAGAAATTTTTTAGAAACAAGTACCAACTCATTGCACATCAGagagttcacactggagaaaggccTTATGAATGCAATGATTGTGGAAAATCGTTTACCCACAGCTCTACATTCTGTGTTCATAAGcgaattcacactggagaaaagccTTATGAGTGCAGTGAATGTGGAAAATCTTTTGCTGAAAGCTCCAGTTTCACAAAACACAAAagagttcacactggagaaaagccTTATGAGTGCAGTGAATGTGGAAAATCTTTTGCTGAAAGCTCCAGTCTCACTAAACACAAGagagttcacactggagaaaagccTTATAAATGTGAGAAATGTGGGAAATTATTTAACAAGAAGTCTCACCTCCTTGTACACCagagttcacactggagaaaagccATATGA
- the LOC107969600 gene encoding zinc finger protein 814 isoform X2 — MAAAATLRLSAQGTVTFEDVAVNFTWEEWNLLSEAQRCLYRDVTLENLALISSLGCWCGVEDEAAPSKQSIYIQRETQVRTPMTGVSPKKAHPCEMCGPILGDILHVADHQGTHHKQKLHRCEAWGNKLYDSGNFHQHQNEHIGEKPYRGSVEEALFAKRCKLHVSGESSVFSESGKDFLPRSGLLQQEASHTGEKSNSKTECVSPIQCGGAYYSCGESMKHFSTKHILSQHQRLLPREECYVCCECGKSFSKYVSFSNHQRVHTEKKHECGECGKSFSKYVSFSNHQRVHTEKKHYECGECGKSFSKYVSFSNHQRVHTEKKHECGECGKSFSKYVSFSNHQRVHTEKKHYECGECGKSFSKYDSFSNHQRVHTDKKHYECGECGKSFSQKSSLIQHQRFHTGEKPYGCEECGKSFSSEGHLRSHQRVHAGERPFKCGECVKSFSHKRSLVHHQRVHSGERPYQCGECGKSFSQKGNLVLHQRVHTGARPYECGECGKSFSSKGHLRNHQQIHTGDRLYECGECGKSFSHKGTLILHQRVHPRERSYGCGECGKSFSSIGHLRSHQRVHTGERPYECGECGKSFSHKRSLVHHQRMHTGERPYKCGDCGKSFNEKGHLRNHQRVHTTERPFKCGECGKCFSHKGNLILHQHGHTGERPYVCRECGKLFKKKSHLLVHQRIHNGEKPYACEACQKFFRNKYQLIAHQRVHTGERPYECNDCGKSFTHSSTFCVHKRIHTGEKPYECSECGKSFAESSSFTKHKRVHTGEKPYECSECGKSFAESSSLTKHKRVHTGEKPYKCEKCGKLFNKKSHLLVHQSSHWRKAI, encoded by the exons GGCACAGTGACTTTTGAAGACGTGGCTGTGAACTTTACCTGGGAGGAATGGAATCTCCTtagtgaggctcagagatgccTGTACCGTGATGTGACGCTGGAGAACCTGGCACTTATATCCTCCCTGG GTTGTTGGTGTGGAGTGGAAGATGAGGCGGCACCTTCTAAGCAGAGTATTTATATACAAAGAGAGACTCAGGTCAGGACTCCTATGACAGGTGTGTCTCCCAAGAAGGCCCACCCCTGTGAGATGTGTGGCCCGATCTTGGGAGACATTTTGCATGTGGCAGATCATCAGGGAACACATCACAAGCAGAAACTGCACAGGTGTGAGGCCTGGGGGAATAAATTGTATGACAGTGGAAACTTTCATCAGCACCAGAATGAGCACattggagagaaaccctacagaGGGAGTGTTGAGGAGGCGTTGTTTGCGAAGAGGTGTAAGTTGCATGTGTCAGGGGAGTCATCCGTCTTCAGtgagagtgggaaggactttttGCCCAGGTCAGGATTACTCCAGCAGGAGGCCAGTCACACTGGGGAGAAGTCAAACAGCAAAACTgagtgtgtgtctcccattcagTGTGGGGGAGCTTACTATAGCTGTGGAGAATCCATGAAACATTTTAGCACCAAACATATACTCAGTCAGCACCAGAGACTTCTCCCTCGAGAAGAATGTTATGTGTGCTGTGAATGTGGGAAATCCTTTAGCAAATATGTTAGCTTCAGTAATCATCAGAGAGTTCACACTGAAAAAAAACATGAATGTGGAGAATGTGGGAAATCCTTTAGCAAATATGTTAGCTTCAGTAATCATCAGAGAGTTCACACTGAAAAAAAACATTATGAATGTGGAGAATGTGGGAAATCCTTTAGCAAATATGTTAGCTTCAGTAATCATCAGAGAGTTCACACTGAAAAAAAACATGAATGTGGAGAATGTGGGAAATCCTTTAGCAAATATGTTAGCTTCAGTAATCATCAGAGAGTTCACACTGAAAAAAAACATTATGAATGTGGAGAATGTGGGAAATCGTTTAGCAAATATGATAGCTTCAGTAATCATCAGAGAGTTCACACTGACAAAAAACATTATGAATGTGGAGAATGTGGGAAATCTTTTAGTCAAAAGAGCAGCCTCATTCAACATCAGCGAtttcacactggagaaaaacctTATGGGTGTGAAGAATGTGGGAAATCTTTTAGTTCAGAAGGACATCTTAGGAGCCATCAACGAGTTCACGCCGGAGAAAGACCTTTCAAGTGTGGAGAATGTGTGAAATCTTTCAGTCATAAGCGCAGCCTTGTTCACCATCAGCGAGTTCACAGTGGAGAAAGACCTTATCAGTGTGGAGAATGTGGGAAATCTTTCAGTCAAAAGGGCAACCTCGTTCTACACCAGCGAGTTCACACTGGAGCAAGACCTTATGAGTGTGGAGAATGTGGGAAATCATTTAGTTCAAAAGGACATCTTAGGAACCATCAGCAGATTCACACTGGGGACAGACTTTATGAGTGTGGAGAGTGTGGGAAATCTTTTAGTCATAAAGGCACCCTCATTCTACATCAGCGAGTTCACCCTAGAGAAAGATCTTATGGGTGTGGAGAATGTGGGAAATCTTTTAGTTCAATCGGGCACCTTAGGAGCCATCAGCGCGTTCATACTGGAGAGAGGCCTTATGAGTGTGGAGAATGTGGGAAATCTTTTAGTCATAAGCGCAGCCTTGTTCACCATCAGCGCATGCACACTGGAGAAAGACCTTACAAGTGTGGAGACTGTGGGAAATCTTTTAATGAAAAAGGACACCTTAGGAATCATCAGCGAGTTCACACTACAGAAAGACCTTTTAAGTGTGGGGAATGTGGGAAATGTTTTAGTCACAAGGGTAACCTCATTCTACACCAGCATGGCCATACTGGAGAAAGACCTTATGTATGTAGGGAATGTGGAAAATTATTTAAGAAGAAGTCTCACCTCCTTGTACACCAGAGAATTCACAATGGAGAAAAGCCATATGCATGTGAGGCTTGTCAGAAATTTTTTAGAAACAAGTACCAACTCATTGCACATCAGagagttcacactggagaaaggccTTATGAATGCAATGATTGTGGAAAATCGTTTACCCACAGCTCTACATTCTGTGTTCATAAGcgaattcacactggagaaaagccTTATGAGTGCAGTGAATGTGGAAAATCTTTTGCTGAAAGCTCCAGTTTCACAAAACACAAAagagttcacactggagaaaagccTTATGAGTGCAGTGAATGTGGAAAATCTTTTGCTGAAAGCTCCAGTCTCACTAAACACAAGagagttcacactggagaaaagccTTATAAATGTGAGAAATGTGGGAAATTATTTAACAAGAAGTCTCACCTCCTTGTACACCagagttcacactggagaaaagccATATGA